A single genomic interval of Natator depressus isolate rNatDep1 chromosome 14, rNatDep2.hap1, whole genome shotgun sequence harbors:
- the CACNG5 gene encoding voltage-dependent calcium channel gamma-5 subunit: MLFGMSACGRKALTLLSSVFAVCGLGLLGIAVSTDYWLYLEEGIILPHNQTTEIKMSLHSGLWRVCFLAGEERGRCFTIEYVMPMNVQLTSESTINVLKMIRSATPFPLVSLFFMFIGFILSNIGHIRPHRTILAFVSGIFFILSGLSLVVGLVLYISSINDEMLNQTKDSETYFSYKYGWSFAFSAISFLLTESAGVMSVYLFMKRYTAEEIYRPHPGFYHPRLSNCSDYSGQFLHPDAWVRGRSPSDISSDASLQMNSNYPALLKCPDYDQMSSSPC; this comes from the exons ATGCTTTTTGGAATGAGCGCGTGCGGCAGGAAGGCTCTGACTCTGCTCAGCAGTGTGTTTGCGGTATGTGGTTTGGGGCTCTTAGGAATTGCTGTGAGCACCGACTACTGGCTTTACCTGGAGGAGGGAATCATCCTGCCCCACAATCAGACCACCGAAATCAAAATGTCGCTGCACTCTGGTCTCTGGAGGGTCTGCTTTTTGGCAG GTGAGGAGCGTGGCCGGTGTTTTACTATAGAATACGTCATGCCCATGAACGTCCAGCTGACGTCTGAATCGACAATCAATGTTCTAA AGATGATTCGTTCTGCTACTCCTTTCCCTTTGGTCAGCCTCTTTTTCATGTTCATCGGGTTTATACTGAGCAATATTGGACACATTCGGCCTCACAGAACCATCCTGGCCTTTGTATCGGGAATCTTCTTCATTCTGTCTG GTTTATCTCTGGTTGTGGGGCTGGTGCTGTACATATCGAGCATTAACGACGAGATGCTGAACCAGACCAAGGACTCGGAGACTTACTTCAGTTATAAATACGGATGGTCATTTGCCTTCTCTGCTATCTCTTTCCTTCTCACAGAG AGTGCTGGTGTGATGTCAGTCTACCTGTTCATGAAACGATACACTGCCGAGGAGATCTACAGACCCCATCCCGGCTTCTACCACCCCCGTCTTAGCAACTGCTCTGATTACTCAGGGCAATTCTTGCATCCTGATGCCTGGGTGCGCGGACGCAGCCCCTCCGATATTTCCAGTGATGCATCTCTCCAGATGAACAGTAACTACCCTGCCCTGCTCAAATGTCCTGATTACGATCAAATGTCCTCCTCCCCATGTTGA